Proteins encoded within one genomic window of Candidatus Saccharimonadia bacterium:
- a CDS encoding AAA family ATPase → MKFVRPKKVVFCNNKGGVGKTTLAFHIAVEFSKKGYKTALIDLDPQCNLTLQALSHTFYEDNLFTENQRTVYDVLKPKIDGSGDIDASINLTHVRENLYILPGDIQLSLFENILIASYNEAAAGNPRGYSDTSAIDRYLNEVGAREKVDIFIIDTSPSLGVLNRVIFLGAEYFVVPVTPDSYSVQGIKNLGSVFEIWKKQWNNTAKAAVVAGSTPSNQVLKGDALFIGYILNSFNTYDKKIVKRQRDWTENIPVEVKQYLSEKHGRNGLVERSWSTPLGSLQDYGQLPAISMENHLAIQEFDRAKVPELNLKGTKELQEKAVIEIDAVSDRIIKVLESY, encoded by the coding sequence ATGAAGTTTGTGCGACCCAAGAAGGTTGTATTTTGCAACAACAAAGGCGGAGTGGGCAAAACCACTCTAGCATTTCATATTGCCGTTGAATTTTCCAAGAAAGGCTACAAGACTGCACTCATCGACCTCGACCCCCAATGTAACCTGACACTTCAGGCGCTGAGCCACACATTTTACGAAGATAATCTGTTTACCGAGAATCAGAGAACGGTTTATGACGTGCTCAAGCCAAAAATAGACGGTAGCGGCGATATAGACGCCTCTATTAATCTCACCCATGTGCGGGAGAATCTCTACATTTTACCCGGCGATATCCAACTTTCGCTTTTCGAGAATATACTGATTGCCAGCTATAATGAAGCCGCCGCAGGCAACCCGCGAGGGTACTCGGACACGAGCGCCATTGATCGCTACCTAAACGAAGTCGGCGCACGCGAAAAAGTCGATATCTTCATTATCGATACCTCCCCGAGCTTAGGGGTTCTAAACCGAGTAATTTTCCTGGGGGCGGAATACTTCGTGGTTCCCGTGACTCCTGATAGCTACAGCGTCCAAGGTATAAAAAACCTCGGCAGTGTTTTTGAGATATGGAAAAAGCAATGGAACAATACCGCCAAAGCAGCGGTAGTCGCAGGAAGTACGCCCAGCAATCAGGTCCTCAAGGGTGACGCCCTCTTTATCGGCTATATCTTGAACTCCTTCAATACATACGACAAGAAGATTGTTAAACGACAGCGGGATTGGACAGAAAACATCCCCGTAGAGGTCAAACAATATCTATCCGAAAAGCACGGCAGAAATGGGCTTGTAGAAAGGAGCTGGAGTACGCCACTTGGCTCGCTGCAAGATTATGGGCAGTTGCCTGCAATCTCTATGGAAAACCATTTGGCGATTCAGGAATTTGACCGTGCTAAGGTCCCCGAGCTCAATCTTAAGGGCACCAAGGAGCTACAAGAAAAAGCCGTCATCGAGATCGACGCCGTGAGTGATAGAATAATCAAGGTACTCGAAAGCTACTAG